The window TCGTATTGTCAGTAAGCTTATACGTTATTCCAATTTATAAAGCAACACAGGAGCCAATTCTTGCATCTTTGTTTGGTGGTGTCATTGTGGGCTTTGGAGCGGGTATGATTTTTCGTGCTTCTGGTTCTTCAGGGGGCTTCGATATTGTAGCAATGTTGTTAAGTCGCAAACGAGATTTTCCATTAGGCGTGTTACTTTCTGGGATGAATGCAGTCGTTGTTGCGATTTCTGGCTTTGTTTTTAGTTGGGATGCCGCTTTGCTTACGCTCGTATCCATTTATGCGACAGGGAAGGTTGTAGACACAATTCATACAAGCCATATTAAGTTAACACTGATGATTATCACAGGTAAAGGGGAAGAAGTCAGGCAACAGCTGTTAGCGAAGCTTCCTCGTGGGGTAACTATTATTGACGCCAAAGGAGCCTACTCTGGGGAGGGGCGTAAAGTATTAATTACTGTTATAACTCGCTATCAGCTTGCTGAAGTGAAAAGTATGATTAAAGAAACAGATAACAAAGCATTTGTGAATATTCTACAAACGACCGAAGTGATCGGTATGTTTGATCGCGGCTTCAAATGA of the Lysinibacillus fusiformis genome contains:
- a CDS encoding YitT family protein, with translation MRNIVMITLASILVGFAYNFLLIPHEILSGGLSGIAIMLGIVTPLNTGVLNLLLNLPLLIIGVMKLGKRFIGYTILSVVVLSVSLYVIPIYKATQEPILASLFGGVIVGFGAGMIFRASGSSGGFDIVAMLLSRKRDFPLGVLLSGMNAVVVAISGFVFSWDAALLTLVSIYATGKVVDTIHTSHIKLTLMIITGKGEEVRQQLLAKLPRGVTIIDAKGAYSGEGRKVLITVITRYQLAEVKSMIKETDNKAFVNILQTTEVIGMFDRGFK